Below is a genomic region from Phacochoerus africanus isolate WHEZ1 chromosome X, ROS_Pafr_v1, whole genome shotgun sequence.
ATgcattaagatggtaaattttgtgttgtgtgtgttttaccacaatggaaaaaaatattttaaaaaagcccCTGATCTTTAAGAAGGCAACTAAGGAATCGTTTTACATTCTTATGATTTCTGGCACTACAGTCAGTCTAGCATGATGATGCTGGAACTATCCTTTGAAAAACTAATTTAAAtaccctaatttttaaaaggctaaagTAGTGAGGAAAACCTAAGTATTATTTATCAACCCCTGGGAGTATCCATAAGCCAAACACTTTTGCTTAGGGCAGTATTCTATAGAAaaaccagagaaaagaaagaagagagctcCTTTAGGCACAGCGTATGAGAGTATCCTAGAATTTGCTTTGGTTTAtgacaaatatatacaaaacaaatcaaattacAAGAAGTACTATTTTAAGAAATCCCATCTTCTGAACAAATGAAATAGGGCTTAAGTTATCACATTCTGAACGTATTCTTTAATATTCTTTGAAATAGAGGATTTTATTACATCACTTAGCTTTTATTTGAAAACTAAAGTACTTGTCTCAGAGGTGGAGGCAGTGGCAACATGTTAGAAACCACTGTCAATTGGAAATCAATCCATTATAAAGATGACACTTCTAAAATTATAATGTAAATCAATGGGGgaatatatgattccattttcaaaaatgtGCTTCATGTACAAATGTCAAGGAATGCATCTCTTGTGTAAAACAGGGTCTAGTTTAGTCATGTGTGGcataattcaaaaacaaaaaaacacactcaACCCTTTATCTCTGGGTTAGTAAGGAAGGAGGAACAAAAATGAGCCATATCTGAGGTGCTTGGGGAAGTTATTTGATGAATTTACTAGGAGCCTAGAGGAAACTAAAGTTGCTGCCCTCTGACTGGAACAGTCAAGTTTATCATTTGTGTGTAACATAAAAGGGCAATTTAGATGTTAAAATTTAATCAACATGAAACATTAATGCCTTAGGTTGAAACAGAGAATGGCACAATAATGGCATTAGAAAGGGTGAAAAATAGCACCATTACTCTCATTGACATCATCAATGTGTTTGCTTCAGTGAACTGTACctccaaaatggaaaaacaaaaaagtcatttGTAAGGAAGGTACCATCAATATTTAGCTTTCTTCTTGCCCAATTGTAGAATGACCTACATTGTACAAACGTTGCAAAAACATCTAAccaaaatgtagatttttttctttatttaaaatagaaacatttggTAGCTTACCCTGAACTTCTTTTGCTTAGTATAATTGTATTAGGGAAAATTTAAGAGTTGATCATTAccaaatgaaaagatgaaatatttctttggggggggggggcactagATTGTGTTTAATATATTACATACTATGTGACAGACATAATAAtgcatatagatagatagatatagatatagatatgtagaCCTATTAAATATAGGTAAGTTTTGGAATGAGAACCAGAAGACTTAGCTCTTcacccctcccagcctctcccaaGTACCATTACTTTAGTAATGATCCCACATCTGTATCTCTAGCTCTAACTTCTCTATGAGCTCCAGATTCATATTTCTAACTACCAACCAGATATTTCTGTCTACAAATCCCACAGACACTTCAAATTCCACAAGGTCAAACTGCAGCAGTcctatgtatgtacgtatgtacaTGCTCCTACATTCCAGACACTCACAATGTGCTTTCAAACCAATATTAATGCTTTCTCCactcttattttactttatagaTACAGCACATATATGGCCTCTTGTGGGAGCTCTCCACGAACTTTTTAGCAGAAATAATTGTTATTCTTACCATTTTTTCATTGTACTTAGTATATACCCTTAATACTCTATGTACCTCTTGCTGTCATcatgaatttttataattaatgattTTGGTATCTTTCTCCTCTGCTACATCATAAATCTTTATGGCAGATGTCTTGTTTTGTTGTGGCTATCTCATTTTGTGTTTGAATGGATTAATTTGAAAACACTCAAATAAAATGGTGTTTTTACAAAGGAATTCTGTTTCAGTAGGTCTGAGTTGAGATTTAGGGATCTCTTACTTTTAAAAGATGTGCaagttggagttctcatcatggctcaatggttaacaaatccagctaggaaccatgaggttgtggatttgatccctggccttggtcagtaggttaaggatcaagtgttgcagtgagctgtggtgtaggtcaaagatgtggctcagatcctgagctgctgtggctgtggtgtaggccgggggctacagctccaattagagccctaacctgggaacctccgtatgccgtgggtgcagcctagaaaagacaaaaaataaaataaaataaaagatgatgtGCAAGTcagagttccttttatggctcagcatgttaagaacccgactactatccatgaggatgaagtttcgatccctggccttgctcagtgggttaaggatccagggttgccacaagatgcggtgtaggtcacaggcatggctcgggtcggacattgctgtggctatgcatAAATTACCAGAAAGTTCTTAGTTGGAATAGTTTCAAAATGACTTTGTTAATAGGCATAATCATATTTaggtaaaatgaagaaatagcaCTGAGCTAagttgctagcctgggaacttctatatactgcaggtacaggcctaaaaagagaaaaaaaaagatgtgcaagTCTCTCTGATGTACTCTAATATCTGAAAATCACTGAATTAACAAGCATCTATGCAATAAAAATTTACAGTTAACTTGTTAAAGTTTTAAGTAAGTATACACACTTATATTGGGTTAAATGTCTGCTATATTGTTCTAATGATTTCTCATGATGGGAAGAATTTCCTGAGTGGTGCATTTAATCATTCACTTTGAGTTTCAGTCCGTACACATTAAGAACATCCTGAATAAcagttaaaatgaatatttattgccaGGGAAAGATGGAATCATTAACTACAAAAAGCAAATTATGAACTAACCTGTGCAAAGTATTCTCATTTTAGTAGTGACTACACAGataggtatgtgtatatacagaaaaaaaatctggaaagatATTCACTGAGTTGTTAATAGTAGTAGTAACTGGCTGATGGAAATGAGGTAgtcttcttttcattcattttgcttttctatatGTCCAACTTCCACAATGCATATAAAAATTTCCTTGTAAatttgatgttgccatgagctatgctgtaggtgtaagttgcagatgccactcagttttgctgtggctgtggcataggccagcagctacagctctgatttgacccctagtctgggaacttcaatgtgctgcaggtgtggccctaaaaagtaaaacaaaaatttccctGTAAAACTGTAATaatcaagtagaaaaaaatacacatgccccCTAACAGAAATGGCAGGgattgagaaagaaagagaactagTATCAATGGAGTGCCTATATGAATCAGGCAGTGTGCTAAATGCTAGGAATATAAAGATTAGTAATATGAGGTTAGGtttagaaaagttaagtaacaCAGCCATCTTTATTGAGTAAGCAAATAATagagctggggttcaaacccaggtTTTTCTGGGTAATCTACAAATTGGAATGTATTTTCCCATTGGAAgaatactataaaactacagCTAGCTTTACATGACAGATGTAGAAAccgtgttttttaaaaaaagtgtactTAATATACCAACAATCTGcaatgaaaaataactaaaacagtATCATTGTAATACTGGTAccaaaaaatactaataaaagaaaaggaaaaaatacgcaTAATTGTAAAATCATGACTGCTTGGCACTAGAGAGAATATGATTCAAAGAGTGAAGACAACTAAGAATTAGTCAAAAACTTTGTATGAGAATTCAAGACGATAGTGTTGGACAGGTGGAGAAAAGTTTTGATTGCCTCGAAGGACACCTCACTCTCCAGCCCACcctctctcttactctctctcAGCCTCATACACTAAGCAGAGGTAAGATGGGCACTTGCCACCTGGAAGATAAAAGTCACAGAGTCAAAAGCACAAACACAGCCTGAAAAAGGAACATGAGAGGGGACTGGAAGGTAAATCTGGGCACTCTGAGGACAGGACAGCCATCCTTAGCTCCAGAGGCCAGCATAGTTCCCATGGAGGCCTGAAGGGAGAGGCCCCCCAGCGACGAAGAGCTTCATCTCAGGCCAGTTGTAGCAGTGGGTGTAGAGCGCGTTGGGGAATTCGCCAATGCCACCGAAGTAGTTCACCCACAGGTCGTCGTGGTtgagccagcctctgccacaggtgAGCTTGAGCTTCCTCCCTGCGGGCCCCGGGGAGGAGTGCGGGGTGGCCCAGGCCTTCtcctccaggaacttctgcgCGCGGATGTCATAGAAGAGCAGGGAGCCGTGGCCCGTGCCCACCGTGACGATGTGCTGGTAGAAGCTCAGGGAGCGCACACCCGTGCCGCCCTCTCGGGAGCACAGGGGCCGGATGTTCTGCTGGCGTTGCCGCGGATCCAGGAAGGACACGTGGGACTGGGAGCCCACCGCGTACAAGGACAACTCGTCGCAGTAGGTCAGGCACACGTTCTCTCTGCAGTAGGGCAGCCTGATGGACAGCAGCCTGGTCAGGGTGCTCCGCGCTTTCCACAGGTGGAAGTAGCCGTCCAGGGACACGGCTCCCAGCTCCTGGTTCTTGCCGCTGAAGGCCAGGGCCCGCACCTTGCGGTTACTGGGGTTGGTGCTGGCCCTGGGGATGGTCTCCACGTCCCGCGGACGGATGTGGGCGTAGACGGGGAGCCCAGCGTTGTTGTGCCAGGCGATGCTGCCCTGGAACACGTCGGGGTCCATCCTCCACAGCGCCACGGTGCCGTCGCGGGAGCCGCTCACGGCCACCGTGTCGCTCATCCAGGCAATGGCGAAGATCCAGTCCTTGTGGCCATGGCGGTCTCCTAGGCACACGGGATCCAGCGTGGGCAACTGGTAGACGGCCAGGCTTTGGGGGTTCTTTCTCCCCCCCGGGTGGCCAGAAGCGTCTTGGAGGGGTTTAGGTGGATGGCATGGATGCTGCAGCTCGGCTGGGCCCGGGCCGGCCCGGGCGCCCGATCCCGCATCAGAGGGATGCGCGTGATCTGACCCGACTGCACGTCCACCACGAAAAGCGTGTTACACTTGGTGCCGCACACCACCTGCCTAGCGTTCAGCCACTGCGACGCGAACACCTTGTTGAGGGTGCCCAGCGCCAGCTCGCGCTCCCTCAGCAGCTCAGGCAGC
It encodes:
- the LOC125118115 gene encoding LOW QUALITY PROTEIN: DDB1- and CUL4-associated factor 12-like protein 2 (The sequence of the model RefSeq protein was modified relative to this genomic sequence to represent the inferred CDS: deleted 2 bases in 1 codon), producing MASSGSCIRTSAHPSPNGSILVGRQALPLAKPAGSSRRVRPLALGPRRRPLPTLTSLPLCLLPHFPFSPRSPLPPSLPRLRRRGRAPDSIGSALRGRPGPQPPADAAVLTATTTNTEATRRHCRRAASTRPPPTIAPQQTGSRKRKAPALEAAAAGSSSQGSAAAADGDGPLLPKKPKRPAARRSLLHYLKGREVGARGRAGLPGFEGELRGYAVQKLPELLRERELALGTLNKVFASQWLNARQVVCGTKCNTLFVVDVQSGQITRIPLMRDRAPGPARAQPSCSIHAIHLNPSKTLLATRGGENPQSLAVYQLPTLDPVCLGDRHGHKDWIFAIAWMSDTVAVSGSRDGTVALWRMDPDVFQGSIAWHNNAGLPVYAHIRPRDVETIPRASTNPSNRKVRALAFSGKNQELGAVSLDGYFHLWKARSTLTRLLSIRLPYCRENVCLTYCDELSLYAVGSQSHVSFLDPRQRQQNIRPLCSREGGTGVRSLSFYQHIVTVGTGHGSLLFYDIRAQKFLEEKAWATPHSSPGPAGRKLKLTCGRGWLNHDDLWVNYFGGIGEFPNALYTHCYNWPEMKLFVAGGPLPSGLHGNYAGLWS